ACTAAGCGGGCATGGTTTAAAGTAACTTTATATAAAACCTGCAGTTGATTGAGTGTTTTAATGGTTCAACGGGTAATGAATATAAGAGTGCTTATTAAGCATTATCACTTTGGTTTCAAATAATTTCACAATATACACGCAGTTGAAAACAGCATAATCACACAAAGTGCAGTTTTTAATCAAATTGTAGAAACCTTTTAACGGCTCGAGTTTGTGGTTGTCGTGTGGGTCTTGGTGGTACGTGATCCATCAGGATTAACGATAGTCTCTTCCACGTAGGTTGTGGTTACACCATCTGCGCATAAAATAGTTACTTAGTTTAGCCGAAACTACCTGCATTAAGTCTTTAACCATACAGTTTAGCAGGAACCACCTGTAAtatgtctttaaaaataaatgatttacagAAACCACCGACATTATGTcttaaacaataatgttttacagAAACTATCTAGATTATACGTTAAGCAATGCAGTTTAACCGAATTACCTGCATTATGCATTTTGAAATAAAGGTTTAACAAAAACCACATGCATTGTGCATTTAACAATTTAGTGTAATCGAAACCAACTACATTGCTTATTTAACAATAGCGTTTGAAAGAAGTTATCATCATAGAAGTAACCTAAACTACCCGAATCCTTTATTTTACACTTAAATCGAAACCACCTTCGAAAgtgttaaacaataaaacataaacgactCCAACTGCAGTATATATTTAACAATGAAGTTGTTTGGCCGTTATTCAATGTATCCGTTTgctataatgtttatttatgctgAAAACGCACAATATCAGATTGCTATGCAGGACTTGTTTAATGAGAATACAATATGAATACCCATTGTAATGGGAACGTATGCTCAAGCTTTGTTGGCTTATTGTAATCACAAATACAGGATTGTCATAAGATGCATTGTATGCAGGGTAAATTCGGGTTCAATTGAAGGTTCAGTTATATTCATAGTTCTTTGTGCACCGTCTATATGCATCTAGTCATCAATGTAAACATGATCTTTTATCAGTTAAATAACAGTTGTAAGTTATCTTATGTGTGTCAATTAGCTAAGTTGACAGACAGCTCGACCTCTAATCCGTGGATTGCGAGTTCGATCACCGGACCGGTAAAGTCACGTGTGCGGGGCATTGGACATAGAATCCCTTTCACGGATATTATCTCCCCTTTCCCTGTTTCCAGTGTGACATTGTTATTACCtggtataaatatttataaatagtatGGAATACATAACCAGGATGTGTGTCAGGTGGCTAAATGCACGCCTTATTATGACTGAACTACTGTTGAAAATGGCAACAACatcagttaaaaaaacaacaacagttgaaCTATATTTAGACTAATGCAACCTTTAGTTCTGGTGTAGGATTTGGTTTGTCTTCCTTCACCTCCACCATGATGTTGAGTATTGCGAGCGTTGTCAGTCATCTCTGGAACTAATATGAAATATGTGCTTGCTCAGATGTATTATAGGCAACTGACCTATGATGCCAGAAAATCAAACCATCTAAGTTATACAAATGACATATGCAATAGCAGTAGAATGGTTTCAGACCTTTCTTCGCTGGAATAATTATCTTGCCGTCCTTAGGTGGCAGAACATTCCTGGCAAAATCCCCCATCATGTTTCCGGCTGGCCTATAGCTGGCTACTGCAATCCATTTTCCTTTACCATCTGTGGCTCTTGCCGCCCCGATTTCCTGGCTTCCTTTCCAAACAACTTGTGTGAAATGGCCTAAAAGAacaacataaattattttgacaatgtttgcatACTTCTGCATAATATAGCTTGTCGGTTATTATCGCACAGTTTCAATTATGAGGTTAAAATATTGTCTGGTATTTTGTTTCGAAAATTGCAGTAAGTGTGCACAACTCCTTAAAATTATCTTATAATTTTTCAAAACTTTTCATCCAGTTTATGGTAGTTTGcgtgtttttgcaaaaatatacGTTTGTGTGGTAAATTAAAGACAATTTTCAAAACATTCGCGAACAATTTTGTCTTGTTTCATGAAAGTATTATCTGGTAAATAATACAAAGAAAGTAGTTTGTGCCCACTACTGCATAATACTGTTTTTCAATTGTTTTCGCGAAAAGATTTCAGTATACTTCGCTAGTTTTCGCGAATTATAGGAATTTCTAAAAAAgctgttttcatatatataatgaCGTTTTTGTTACTTTTTCATGATATCAAAAACGTTTCTCCAAAACATATATGTGTATTATCGTATCTCGGTTGGGGTATTACGCGATTTATTCGAACTGGCGTATTAATATTTTCGAATGGCGCCGAAACGACAAATGAAGCGAGTGCACATATCTCAGCGAATTAACCCCACCCGCCCAATCATTTTTCTGAATTCTCGTCTGAAATGAGACAAGAAAATTTATTTCGAAAGTATTGTATTTTTGGCCGGTGGCCTTTAA
This is a stretch of genomic DNA from Dreissena polymorpha isolate Duluth1 chromosome 7, UMN_Dpol_1.0, whole genome shotgun sequence. It encodes these proteins:
- the LOC127837101 gene encoding Golgi-associated plant pathogenesis-related protein 1-like isoform X3, whose product is METDSIEHSNCYLNGQRLGENIASKSSSCPTDYTGREPTDSWYSEIAKYDFNEASFKHGTGHFTQVVWKGSQEIGAARATDGKGKWIAVASYRPAGNMMGDFARNVLPPKDGKIIIPAKKVPEMTDNARNTQHHGGGEGRQTKSYTRTKDGVTTTYVEETIVNPDGSRTTKTHTTTTNSSR
- the LOC127837101 gene encoding Golgi-associated plant pathogenesis-related protein 1-like isoform X2, whose translation is MSNSKFIEELIKAHNEYRAKHQASPLKHAQDLSDYAQNWANHLIATNSFEHSNCDLNGQRLGENIASKWSSGPTDYTGQEPTDSWYSEIAKYDFNEASFKHGTGHFTQVVWKGSQEIGAARATDGKGKWIAVASYRPAGNMMGDFARNVLPPKDGKIIIPAKKVPEMTDNARNTQHHGGGEGRQTKSYTRTKDGVTTTYVEETIVNPDGSRTTKTHTTTTNSSR
- the LOC127837101 gene encoding Golgi-associated plant pathogenesis-related protein 1-like isoform X1 — encoded protein: MSNSKFIEELIKAHNEYRAKHQASPLKHAQDLSDYAQNWANHLIATNSFEHSNCDRKGQRLGENIASKWSSSPTDYTGQEPTDAWYSEIAKYDFNEASFKHGTGHFTQVVWKGSQEIGAARATDGKGKWIAVASYRPAGNMMGDFARNVLPPKDGKIIIPAKKVPEMTDNARNTQHHGGGEGRQTKSYTRTKDGVTTTYVEETIVNPDGSRTTKTHTTTTNSSR